In one Rhodococcus sp. B50 genomic region, the following are encoded:
- a CDS encoding DUF1707 SHOCT-like domain-containing protein, producing the protein MTGNFDHDDLLLSDAERMHALNTLGEHYAAGRLDSAEFYERSGEISSARTFSALSPSFRGLPGGVPLEQIDGHIRMIPDVSAPAVHPAASPAAPQSAEDELASLRERGSMVETLDWIIIGITLVTFLVLQIALDWSYAWIVWPSLIVTLSVPRLILKYSDDDEKVYEELKKSEAAERKKRLEEASKRIRELEGRRGPETPQS; encoded by the coding sequence ATGACCGGCAATTTCGATCACGACGACCTGCTGCTCAGCGACGCCGAACGCATGCACGCGTTGAACACGCTCGGCGAGCACTACGCCGCGGGCCGCCTCGACAGTGCCGAGTTCTACGAACGGTCCGGGGAGATATCTTCGGCGCGAACGTTTTCGGCGTTGTCCCCCTCCTTCCGAGGGTTGCCCGGCGGGGTGCCCCTCGAGCAGATCGACGGCCACATCCGGATGATCCCCGACGTCTCGGCCCCGGCGGTTCACCCCGCCGCATCTCCTGCAGCGCCGCAGTCGGCGGAGGACGAACTGGCGTCGCTCCGCGAACGCGGGAGCATGGTCGAGACACTGGACTGGATCATCATCGGCATCACCCTGGTGACCTTCCTCGTCCTGCAGATCGCCCTCGACTGGAGCTACGCGTGGATCGTGTGGCCGTCGCTGATCGTCACGCTCAGCGTTCCGCGTCTGATCCTGAAGTACAGCGACGACGACGAGAAGGTCTACGAGGAGCTGAAGAAATCGGAGGCCGCGGAACGGAAGAAGCGGCTCGAGGAGGCGTCGAAGCGGATCCGGGAACTGGAGGGTCGTCGCGGTCCGGAGACGCCGCAGAGCTGA
- a CDS encoding response regulator, with amino-acid sequence MRKAGEAADGAVAVSRARALDPDVVLMDIRMPHVDGIAATRTITRETRARVLVLTSFEIDEYVFESLRAGAAGYLLETASADAMLDAIRAVHAGESALSPQITRTVIDAFVSNSPRQEDLPDGPDVDALTAREQEGFACLGEGLSNRQIATRLVIGENTAKTHVARVLHKLGVQSRIQAAILARDMSGRRP; translated from the coding sequence TTGCGGAAGGCAGGTGAAGCCGCCGACGGGGCCGTCGCAGTGTCCCGGGCCCGTGCGCTCGACCCGGATGTCGTCCTCATGGACATCCGTATGCCGCATGTCGACGGGATCGCTGCGACCCGCACCATCACTCGGGAGACGAGAGCCCGGGTGCTGGTGCTGACAAGCTTCGAGATCGACGAGTACGTCTTCGAGAGCCTGCGTGCCGGAGCAGCCGGATATCTCCTCGAGACCGCGTCGGCGGACGCCATGCTCGACGCGATCCGGGCGGTGCACGCGGGCGAGTCCGCACTCTCTCCGCAGATCACCCGAACGGTGATCGACGCATTCGTCTCCAACTCTCCTCGGCAGGAAGACCTTCCGGACGGACCGGATGTCGATGCCCTCACCGCTCGTGAGCAGGAGGGCTTCGCATGCCTCGGGGAGGGCCTGTCCAATCGCCAGATCGCAACCCGTCTCGTCATCGGCGAGAACACGGCGAAGACCCACGTCGCCCGGGTGCTCCACAAACTGGGTGTGCAATCGCGGATCCAGGCGGCCATCCTCGCCCGGGACATGTCCGGTCGCCGGCCCTAG
- a CDS encoding VOC family protein — MSRMLFVNLAVENVAASREFFDKLGFIFNDMFCDENTACLEINEQTYVMLLEKPRFRDFINDDICDTTKAREALLCVSADSREAVDALVDGAVAAGGSEWATSGGQKAQEEMGDFAHQRAFLDLDGHVWEVMWMDMSAAAQAWAPEDAEESAAAEA; from the coding sequence ATGTCGCGCATGCTGTTCGTCAACCTCGCCGTCGAGAACGTCGCCGCCTCCCGCGAATTCTTCGACAAACTCGGATTCATCTTCAACGACATGTTCTGCGACGAGAACACCGCGTGCCTGGAGATCAACGAGCAGACCTACGTGATGTTGCTCGAGAAGCCACGTTTCCGCGACTTCATCAACGACGACATCTGCGACACCACGAAGGCCCGCGAGGCGCTGCTGTGCGTGTCGGCCGACAGTCGCGAGGCCGTCGATGCGCTCGTGGACGGTGCCGTTGCCGCGGGTGGTAGCGAGTGGGCGACGTCCGGCGGTCAGAAGGCACAGGAGGAGATGGGGGACTTCGCCCACCAGCGGGCCTTCCTCGACCTGGACGGTCACGTCTGGGAGGTCATGTGGATGGACATGTCGGCCGCGGCGCAGGCGTGGGCACCGGAGGACGCCGAGGAGAGCGCCGCCGCCGAAGCCTGA
- a CDS encoding sigma-70 family RNA polymerase sigma factor: protein MTEQLLEESAGSTSTSTDFMELAEPFRRELLAHCYRMSGSLHDAEDLVQETYLRAWRGYENFGGRSSLRTWLHRIATNVCLTALESRSRRPLPTGLGAPSSDPTEDLVTRPEVPWLEPLPVGYTADDPSDPATIAASRDSVRLAFVAALQHLSARQRAVLLLREVLQWRATEVAAALDTSTAAVNSLLQRARAQLKDAHVRDDELAEPDSAETKALLQRWVDGFEKYDIDSLVEMLTQDAVWEMPPFEGWYQGPDAIVTLIKKNCPAKGPGDQVLLPTVANGQPAFGLYMRGEDGRHHPFQLQVLDIVGGRVTHATVFFSDDTAALFARFGLPEDPAAR, encoded by the coding sequence ATGACCGAACAACTGCTCGAAGAATCAGCCGGCTCGACATCGACGTCGACCGATTTCATGGAGCTCGCCGAGCCGTTCCGCCGAGAACTGCTCGCACACTGTTACCGCATGAGCGGGTCGCTGCACGATGCGGAAGACCTGGTCCAGGAGACCTACCTGCGCGCCTGGCGCGGCTACGAGAACTTCGGCGGCCGCTCCTCATTGCGCACGTGGCTGCACCGCATCGCCACCAATGTGTGCCTGACGGCGCTCGAGAGTCGCAGTCGCCGGCCGTTGCCCACCGGGCTCGGCGCGCCGAGTTCCGATCCCACCGAGGACCTGGTCACCCGTCCCGAGGTGCCCTGGCTCGAACCGTTACCCGTCGGGTACACCGCCGACGATCCGTCGGATCCCGCCACCATCGCCGCCTCCCGCGATTCCGTGCGTCTCGCGTTCGTCGCCGCCCTGCAGCATCTGTCCGCCCGCCAGCGGGCGGTCCTGCTGCTCCGCGAAGTCCTGCAATGGCGCGCCACCGAGGTCGCGGCCGCGCTCGACACGTCGACGGCCGCGGTCAACAGCCTCCTGCAGCGGGCGCGGGCACAGCTGAAGGACGCCCATGTCCGCGACGACGAGCTCGCCGAACCCGACAGCGCCGAGACCAAGGCGTTGCTGCAGCGCTGGGTCGACGGTTTCGAGAAGTACGACATCGACTCGCTCGTCGAGATGCTCACTCAGGACGCCGTCTGGGAGATGCCGCCGTTCGAGGGCTGGTACCAGGGCCCCGACGCGATCGTCACCCTCATCAAGAAGAACTGCCCCGCAAAGGGCCCCGGCGACCAGGTGCTGCTGCCCACCGTGGCGAACGGCCAACCGGCATTCGGGCTGTACATGCGGGGGGAGGACGGCCGCCACCACCCTTTCCAACTGCAAGTGCTCGACATCGTCGGCGGTAGAGTCACGCACGCCACCGTCTTCTTCTCCGACGACACCGCCGCGTTGTTCGCGCGATTCGGGCTGCCGGAGGACCCGGCAGCCCGCTGA
- a CDS encoding ABC1 kinase family protein has protein sequence MREGVSDGQNRSGPDCTAPVGPYANGLPPGALDVERPALDRFGPAELGRAVVVAAVLIAFVVWAVLWWTVRPRQHSVVEAAAHGTVDAFEHLGPTFVKLGQLIASSPGLFPAALADACLRMLDDVPTFPSAQARAVIEEDLGHRIDEMFESFDDVPLAAASVAQVHGCVLRDGRRAVVKVQRPGIAHRMLVDLRAAYMGAKLLQIFEFFRIANTPGIIRDLYNATMTELNAAVEADRQDRFRRNISAFGDNTFVTVPEVYWQWCGPRVICMERLQGKPVDRVVPGQDDLDTSLLVRRGVKVWMEAVLCHGPFHGDVHAGNLWLLDDGRVALLDFGIVGELPEKWRSLLRALFRAALLDGDFTAVAQSVRALGVAADLDVDDVAVGRQVAEIFGPLLGQDVGELRLSELIGALVSLGRKWNTSTPEELVLFGKQLGYFERYATALAPGWVLGRDPFVFRNIFPEEVAIRIAESNVSLPD, from the coding sequence CTGCGCGAGGGCGTATCCGACGGACAGAACCGCAGCGGACCCGACTGCACCGCACCGGTCGGCCCGTACGCGAACGGCCTCCCACCCGGTGCCCTGGACGTCGAACGACCCGCGCTCGACCGATTCGGGCCGGCCGAGCTCGGGCGGGCCGTGGTCGTTGCCGCCGTTCTGATCGCCTTCGTGGTGTGGGCGGTGCTGTGGTGGACCGTCCGGCCCCGGCAGCACAGCGTCGTCGAAGCGGCCGCGCACGGCACCGTCGATGCCTTCGAACATCTCGGACCGACCTTCGTGAAGCTGGGCCAGCTCATCGCGTCGTCGCCCGGATTGTTCCCCGCCGCCCTCGCCGATGCGTGCCTGCGCATGCTCGACGACGTTCCCACCTTCCCTTCCGCGCAGGCCCGCGCGGTGATCGAGGAGGATCTCGGACATCGCATCGACGAGATGTTCGAGTCGTTCGACGACGTGCCGCTCGCCGCCGCGTCGGTCGCCCAGGTGCACGGGTGCGTGCTGCGCGACGGCCGCCGGGCCGTGGTGAAGGTGCAGCGACCGGGGATCGCGCACCGCATGCTCGTCGATCTGCGGGCCGCCTACATGGGCGCGAAGTTGCTGCAGATCTTCGAGTTCTTCCGCATCGCGAACACGCCGGGAATCATCCGCGATCTCTACAACGCGACGATGACCGAGCTCAACGCGGCGGTCGAAGCGGATCGTCAGGATCGCTTCCGCCGCAACATCTCCGCCTTCGGTGACAACACCTTCGTCACGGTGCCCGAGGTGTACTGGCAGTGGTGCGGGCCGCGGGTGATCTGCATGGAGCGACTGCAGGGCAAGCCGGTCGACCGGGTGGTGCCGGGTCAGGACGATCTCGACACCTCCCTGCTGGTGCGCCGCGGCGTGAAGGTGTGGATGGAGGCGGTGCTGTGTCACGGCCCGTTCCACGGCGACGTGCACGCGGGCAATCTCTGGCTGCTCGACGACGGGCGCGTGGCGCTGCTCGACTTCGGCATCGTCGGCGAACTGCCCGAGAAGTGGCGCTCTCTGCTGCGGGCGTTGTTCCGCGCCGCGCTGCTCGACGGGGACTTCACGGCGGTCGCGCAGAGTGTGCGGGCTCTCGGGGTCGCCGCCGACCTCGACGTCGACGACGTGGCGGTCGGACGGCAGGTCGCCGAGATCTTCGGTCCGCTGCTCGGTCAGGACGTGGGGGAGTTGCGGCTCAGTGAGCTGATCGGCGCGCTCGTCTCGCTCGGACGCAAGTGGAATACGTCCACTCCGGAGGAACTCGTGTTGTTCGGGAAGCAGCTCGGATACTTCGAGCGGTATGCGACCGCTCTGGCACCCGGTTGGGTGCTCGGTCGCGACCCGTTCGTCTTCCGGAACATCTTCCCGGAGGAAGTCGCCATAAGAATCGCCGAATCGAACGTGAGCCTGCCCGACTGA
- a CDS encoding crotonase/enoyl-CoA hydratase family protein: MATSQDVVLSTRDGNVVTWTINLPEARNPISGDDVVDRLVELVEEANRDIDTRVVILTGAGSAFSAGGNVKDMDERRGMFGGAPHALREGYRRGIQRLPRAIYHCEVPIIAAVNGPAVGAGCDLAMMCDMRIASTKAFFAESFVKLGIIPGDGGAWLLPRAIGAARAAEMAFTGDRVDAATALDWGMVSQVVDPEQLLDAANALAARVAVNPPNALRMTKKLLREGQRVDLDTLLELSASLQALSHHSEDHREALSAFLERRTGDFTGN, encoded by the coding sequence ATGGCAACTTCGCAGGACGTCGTACTGAGCACGCGCGACGGCAACGTCGTGACCTGGACGATCAATCTTCCGGAGGCGCGCAACCCGATCTCCGGCGACGACGTCGTCGACCGCTTGGTCGAGCTCGTCGAGGAGGCCAACCGCGACATCGACACCCGCGTCGTCATCCTTACCGGCGCCGGATCGGCCTTCTCGGCCGGCGGCAACGTCAAGGACATGGACGAGCGTCGCGGCATGTTCGGCGGTGCACCCCACGCGCTGCGTGAGGGTTACCGCCGCGGCATCCAGCGTCTGCCTCGCGCCATCTATCACTGCGAGGTCCCGATCATCGCCGCCGTCAACGGACCCGCGGTGGGTGCCGGTTGCGACCTCGCGATGATGTGCGACATGCGGATCGCCTCGACGAAGGCGTTCTTCGCGGAGAGCTTCGTCAAGCTCGGCATCATCCCCGGCGACGGGGGCGCCTGGCTGCTGCCGCGCGCGATCGGTGCGGCGCGCGCCGCCGAGATGGCCTTCACCGGTGATCGTGTCGATGCCGCGACGGCACTCGACTGGGGCATGGTCTCGCAGGTCGTCGACCCTGAGCAGCTCCTCGACGCCGCGAACGCGCTCGCCGCGCGTGTCGCCGTCAACCCCCCGAACGCACTGCGCATGACGAAGAAGCTGTTGCGCGAGGGCCAGCGCGTCGATCTCGACACGCTGCTCGAACTCTCGGCCTCCCTCCAGGCCCTCTCGCACCACAGCGAGGACCACCGCGAAGCCCTCTCGGCGTTCCTCGAACGACGCACCGGCGACTTCACCGGCAACTGA